The Mycolicibacterium mageritense genome contains a region encoding:
- a CDS encoding chorismate mutase, with amino-acid sequence MTETIETVPEIDDLRREIDELDATILAAIQRRTEVSKEIGKARMASGGTRLVHSREMKVIERYSVLGPEGKDLAMLLLRLGRGRLGH; translated from the coding sequence ATGACTGAGACGATCGAAACCGTGCCTGAGATCGATGACCTGCGTCGCGAGATCGACGAACTCGACGCCACCATCCTGGCCGCGATCCAGCGGCGTACCGAGGTGTCCAAGGAGATCGGGAAGGCCCGCATGGCCTCCGGTGGCACCCGGCTGGTGCACAGCCGCGAGATGAAGGTCATCGAGCGCTACAGCGTGCTCGGTCCCGAGGGCAAAGATCTCGCCATGCTGTTGCTGCGCCTCGGCCGCGGCCGCCTGGGACACTAG